TCATTGAGGTGTTGGGCAAGGGCACCTTCGGGGAGGTGGCCAAGGGCTGGAGGCGAAGTACTGGCGAGATGGTGGCCATCAAGATCCTGAAGAACGACGCCTACCGCAGCCGCATCATCAAGAACGAGCTGAAGCTGCTGCGCTGCATGAGGGGCCTGGACCCGGAGGAGGCCCACATCATCCGCTTCCTTGATTTCTTCCACGACGCCCTCAAGTTCTACCTGGTCTTCGAGCTGCTGGAGCAAAACCTTTTCGAATTCCAGAAGGAGAACAACTTCGCACCCCTCCCCGCCCGTCACATCCGCACGGTCACCTTGCAGGTGCTCAGAGCCCTGGCCCGGCTCAAGGAGCTGGCCATCATCCACGCCGATCTCAAGCCTGAGAACATCATGCTGGTAGACCAGACCCGCTGCCCCTTCAGGGTCAAGGTGAGTGCGACTGCCCAGGTGTGGCAGTGTCCCTTGTTCCTGTCCTCTCCCAGATTCCCCCAGCCCTGGATGCTCTCCTGACGCTGAAGTCTCCCTTGTCCCTCACTTGTCTCCCAGCCCTGAGGTCTCCCTCCCTGGCCTTgatgcctctccccacctcctggctctgAAATCCTCCGCATCTCTCTATCCCAATTCTGACATCGTCTCCCTCCAAGACCTGAGGTCTCCCCATCCTTGTCAGGTCTTAGCTCAGCTAAGACCCCCGTAAGGGGCAGGAGCAGAAAGACAGTGAGGGGTGACTGAGAAGTGGGCCAGGTGGGAGACATGGGTGGGTGGGACCAGTGACAGGGTAGTGAGAAGAGGAGATGTGGGTGAGTTCTGGGTAGATTTTGGAACAAGACTTGCTGGTAAATCTTATGTGAAGcgtgagagaggaggagagggcttGAGGGAGGATGAAAGCCTGCTGTCCTAAGCGACTGGAAGGATGGCGGCTTCATCCTGAGTTTGTTCATCAACAAACCTTTTCCGAATGCATGCTCTGGGCCTgaccctgtgctgggcacacagGCACCTCCTCGGTGCTGTCACAAGTCCCTAGGTTCCCCGATCCCGGCTCTGACCCCTCTGTCTGCTTTTGGGTTTGTTACTATCTGGTGATGGGTCTGAACTAGGGGCATagtgagggcagggccaggagcatTTAGGTCACCACTGTTTCCTCAGCATCTCCCAGCCTAGTGCTGTTGTGTAGTCAGTGCTAAATGAATGGCAGAGATACAGGGAGATACTGAGACAGGAAAAGGGAGATCATTCTGCCCCAGTAGATGGAGGGACAGAGACCCAGTGAAGCAGAGATTCTCACAAACACAGCAGGAGACAGACAGGACAGATCCATGACACCTGGCCAGCACTGGTCTCCTGGCTGCATTTGTGGGATGAATGAAGGAATTCCATGAAAATGGACTGAGTGATCAGGTCATTCAAGCTCTCTAAGATTCAGGCCTCAGCTGTCTGTGTTCAGAGTCCAGGTTAATAACCATTTTGTCACACTGCCTTCTGTACACAGAAGGTGAGGGATGGCTGAATCAGAAGCAGAGAAATTCCAGGAGGGATCCCGAGGGAGGGACTGAGACAGGATCACAGAGATTCAGAGTGAAAATGGCAGATTGCTCCCCCGAGAGGCATCGGGAGAGACAAGGACCTTCCAGGCATTCACCACGTTAGTGCAACAGGTGTTCATCAGCACCTGTATGTGCCAAGGGCCAGTGTGGGGTGTCACTAAGTGCTTGATGATGAAGACAGAATAGAACCTGGGCTTCAGGGAGGtgacacagagatggagagagagactgagagatggGAGACAGACAAGTGatgaagaggcaaagaaagaaaagagagagacaaagaagacacagaaagaaagagcATGATGGGGTAAAAAAgcccattcattcactctttcctgagcccctgctgtgtgccaggcgctcTTTCAGGTATCTagggatgcagcagtgaacagacaaaatccctgccctcatgggacTGATGTCCAAGTTGAGTAGAGAAACAATGAACTCCATACAAAGGTAGCATATAGTATGTGAAATGGCgttaagtgctatggagaaaagcagagggcCAGCAGGGTGGATAGAAAGGGTGGGCTGTGCTGTTTTTGATAGGATGGTTAGCAAAGACttccctgagaaggtgacatttgagtaaagaGTTGAGGTGAGAGAGGGAGCCATGTGGACatctggaggaagagcattccaggcagagggaacagccagtgcaaaggccctgagctgGGAATGTGTCTGGCTTGTTCAGGGAATAGCGAGAGGCCCATGAGGCTGGAGCTGGGTGAGTgagggggaaggtgggagagggtgagggtgGCAAGGGGACCGGGCAGATTGTTGGAGGCTTGTGGGCCTGGGTGAAGACTTTTATCACAGGATGTGGTAAAGCCACAGGAAGATTCTGCGCAGGGGAGGGAGGTTGTCTGACTCAGGTGGTCACAGGGACCCTCGGGCTGCATGTGAGGGGCAAActggaaggtgggggtggaggggagaaacAGGGAAACCGGCAAGGAGGCCCCTACATTAGTCCAGGAGGGGGATGAGAGGACAGGATCAGGGTGGGGCCATGGATAGGATGCAGAGTGGGCAGAACAGCAGGAGGAATCAGCAAGATTGGCTGATGGCCAAAGTGTgaggtgagagaggagagaggattcCTGACCCTAATGGGTGTAAGTTCTagtggagagaaacagagacagagagacaaacacgCAAACCAGAGACAAGGGCTGGAGGAGATGGACAGGAGCATTAACAAGAGATAAGACTCACAGACGCAGTGACAGTCAGATGGCTGATGAAGGAAGACCCTGGCGAGAGATGCCAAGGGAGACTCAGATCGGCCCTCCTGGCCCatgtgcctccctccccactgctcagGTGATCGACTTTGGCTCGGCCAGTATATTCAGTGAGGTGCGCTATGTGAAGGAGCCGTACATCCAGTCACGCTTCTACCGAGCCCCTGAGATTCTGCTGGGGCTGCCCTTCTGTGAGAAGGTGGACGTGTGGTCGCTGGGCTGCATCATGGCTGAGCTGCACCTGGGCTGGCCCCTCTACCCGGGCAACAATGAGTACGACCAGGTGCGCTACATCTGTGAGACCCAGGGCCTGCCCAAGCCCCACCTGCTGCACGCAGCCCGCAAGGCCCACCACTTCTTCAAGCGCAATCCCCACCTTGATGCCACTAACCCCTGGCAGCTTAAGTCCTCGGCTGACTACCTGGCTGAGACCAAGGTAGGGGGGAAGGGGGGGCGAGGAGGGCAGTCAGTGTTGGGGCTGccacatcaagaaaaaaaatctaggctAGATCTCAGAGAGGACCAGGAGCTTGGGGGTCAGCTGCGGGGGTTGTCACAGCAAGAGGGCTCTGAGTGAGACCCCAGGTAAGACTGGAAGTCAGGGCAGCCTGTCTGCCACCTCTGTGGCTATGGTCATCAAACTTGTGTGGCAAGAGTCTGGGTGAGACAGCAGAGAGGACTGGAAGTTTGGGCCAGCCATGGGAGCAAGAGAGGAGTCTGGGTGAGACCACAGATGGGACTGAAAGTACATGGCAGCTCCTCTGATAACTCCTGGGCCAGTGGTTGTCAAACAATTTGGCAAAGATGGTCTGGGCTTGACTCCTGGGAGGCTCAAGGGCTGGGATCAGATGCAGAAGCAAGAGGGGTCTGGAATTGATTCCAAGGAGGACTAGAGGGTTAGGGCAGCCCTTCTACTAGCCGCTGTTCGGGACCGGACCCACGGCCTGGCGGggggggtggggactggaggTCTGGGGCAAGGTGTGAAACTTGGGCcagtgagagcagagagagaggtgagCCGGAGGGTGGCCAGGGTGTAGGTGGTGCTGGGATTAGGGCCTCCCCAGAGCTGTAGGATCAGGGCACAGTAAAACAAACGATTACAGTCAGCTGTCCTTCCTGCAGCAGTAGGAGGGCTGTGGATTAGACTAGAGGGTGTCTAGTGTTAGTGAGCAGGTATGGTCCTCCCAGCAGCAAGAGAGCTGCCAAGTCAGATCATGGGCAGCACTGGAAGTCAGGGTTCCGGTGTGTGGACTTCATAGCCACAAGAGAGCTCTGGGCCAGACTGGAGGGCAGACTggaagctggggtgggagggtcaTAAGTGGGCCCCACAGCAGGGGTGCCTGGGGCCCAAGGCTTGGACTCGGTGTCAACCCCTGCCCCCCCCTACGTCCCACCAGGTGCGCCCGCTGGAGCGCCGCAAGTACATGCTCAAGTCACTGGACCAGATTGAGACAGTGAATGGCGGCGGGGCAGCCAGTCGGCTGACCTTCCCGGACCGGGAGGTGCTGGCGGAGCATGCCGACCTCAAGAGCATGGTGGAGCTGATTAAGCGCATGCTGACATGGGAGTCGCACGAGCGCATCAGCCCCAGCGCAGCCCTGCGCCACCCCTTCGTGTCCATGCAGCAGCTGCGCAGCGCCCACGAGACCACCCGCTACTACCAGCTCTCACTGCGCGGCTGCCGCCTCTCTCTGCAGGTGGAGGGCAAGCCACCCACGTCGGTGGTGGCTGCTGCAGAAGACGGGCCCCCCTACTACCGACtggccgaggaggaggaggctgtgggcCTGGGCAGTGCGGGGGGCAGCGGGCCTTTTTTCCACCAGAAGGCACCAGGCATGCAAAGGGCCATCAATCAGCTGGACGACCTGAGTCTGCAGGAGGCGGGGTGTGGGCTGTGGGGCGAGACCCGTGCCGATGTGGTCCCCGACATGCTGGTCCCACTCAAGGCAGCTGCCGCTGGCTGTCGGGTGTCTGACCCCGGTCCCGAGCCCATCCTGGCCTTCTACGGCAGCCGCCTGGCAGGCCGCCACAAAGCCCGCAAGCCACCTGCAGGCTCCAAGTCCGACTCCAACTTCAGCAACCTGATCCGGCTGAGCCAGGCCTCTCCTGAGGATGACACACCAGGCCGGGGCAGTGGCTGGGCTGAAGGAGAGCACCTAGGGGCCTCCGCTGAGCCGCCCGCCATCCCGCAGCGGGAGGGGGATGGGCCAGACATCAAGGACATGACCACTGGAAATTGAGGTGAGCTGGGCGGCAGCCAGGGTGCAGGTGGTTCTGGGATCAGGGCCTCCCCAGAGCTCTAGGATCAGAGCACAGTAAAACCAGCCTTGCCTCCCACACAACTGGATGGCCTGCTGCAGGGTCCAGCATCTGAGGTCCGCCCTCAGGATGTAAGGAAGCTCAGCAAACACTAATCCGTATTCAGGCTGTGTAAGAACTCAGAACACAGCAGTCCACAGACAGGAAGTGATAAAGCCCTAGTACTCCCAACAAGCCCATCACAGCTCACCCACCCTCAGGAAGACATGACAGACCCTCAGCAAACACACCTTCAGGACAGAGGAAGGTCTCAGCACACATCATTTAAGCCTCCAAAATGGATGAGGGTTCAGCATGTACAAAATTGTCCTCAGGAAGTGACAAGGATGCAGTTGGGACCAGAAGGAGTCCATGAGGGGCAGGCTGGTTGTTCCTCAGGgcaggtgggggttggggtgaggggcacTTCTTGGCTGATGCCCGTCTCTTCTCCCCAACAGAGGCCAGGCCCTGAGCTCTTCGACCCCAGCAGCTGTTCCGGGGAATGGCTGAATGAGCCAGAGTGGACCCTGGAGGGCATCAGGGGGCCACGGGCTCAGGGGCTCCCACCACGCCACACCCACCCACACTGTCCGCCCCGGGCCACTAGCTTTCTGCAGCACGTCGGCGGGCACCACTGATGgtgaccccacccctgcccattATTGGGGGCTGTGCTAGTGGGGCTGGCATCCCCTTGTCAAAGCCATCCCCTGAACCGACAAATTATTCTTACAGAAAGATAGTTATCAAGAaattccccactcccccacccacgGCGCACGCCTGCACACACACCCCGAACACAGGAGGGTTTTGGGGTCTGGCCCCTGGCCCCCTTGGCCAGAGGGACACAGGAAGGGGGCTGTACCCCGCTGGCTCTGAGCACGCTCTTGGCCCTGCTGCCTCtgtttatttcaataaagaaCTGTTTAGCAGTTCTGCCTCATGCCTGTCCTCCCTGCCTGAGGCCTGGACTGGTGTTGGGGTGCGGTTCAGGCTGGGGTCCAGGCCCTGCTCTCCAATGCTGCCCCCAGCCTGCCAGTGGCTCAGGCTGGAGGCTGTGCTTGGCGCACTGACCCATCCCCTAAAgaagctcagtgcctggcacacaagaaTCCACCCTCAGAACATTCTTGGTGTTCAGCAGGTGCCAGGTTTAGCCAGACGCCAAATTCTCATCATCTGTTGGCCTGTGTCTGCCAAAGGTTACAGGCTTGGCATGCACTCATCCATGCTTGGGACATGCGAAGTGTAAATTCACTTGGCAGGTGTACATTTCACGCTCGGTACATGCTCTAGTGTCCAGACATGCGAGTCCACCCTGGGGATAATGCAGTGGCTCAGCACGTGCTCATCTGGCTGGGAACATGCTGAGCGTGCAGCACACGCTGCCTCATTCTGGTTATACGAGGTCACACGCGCATGCTCAGCACATACAGGCCGAGGGCTCAGCACTTGCCAGTCCACACTGGTCACCTACTGAGGGCTCAGCACATACCAGACACATGCTGAGGGCTCAGTGCACAGGAAGATGTCCCCACCAGAGGCCCATGCCAGCTGTCCCCTACCCAGACAccctacctcacaccactcagTCAGGCACAGGCTGTACAGATAAGTTATTTACTTCTTATTATGACCTTGGGCCCTCTTTGCCCTTGAAAGTGGGGTGGGCCAGGGGGCCGGGCCCAGCATGCACCCCCACTTCTTCGGGGGCTAACCCCTCCCCCAGCTCGGCTGGGTCCTCTGGGGCCACAGCGTCAGGCCAGTGGGGGCGGAGGTAGAGGTTGGAGAGCAGGGGGGGAGCCTGTTAGAGCCACAATGGGGCAGACAGAAGCAGGGGCACAGGGACGGGGACTGTCCGCTGGACCGGGCCTCAGAGCAGACGACAGGCGTTGCCCACGCTGTCGGCTGAGGTATCGAGGTCATGGCTGTAAGGGGAGTCCCAGTCCCTCAGGAAAACCGCCTCCAGCTGGCTGCGCAGGCCGCCCCGCCCGTTCTGCGTCACCAGCAGCGAGGTGCCCGCCGTCTCAGTGAAGTAGCTGCCGGACCAGTTGGAGGTTCCTatggggcaggggtgtgggggcaGAGAGTCAGGGCCTCTGGCGGTGCCTGGACCCCCTTCTGTCTCCCCGGCGGCCCTCAGAACACTCACCGATGTAGGTGGCACGTTCAGTAACCATGTACTTGTTGTGGTTGACACGGGCATAAGGGATTCGAGCCTGGGCCTCGTCCGCAGGGACCACAAAGAGTTtctgaggggaagggggagatgCAGGGTGGGTTAGAGAGCCCAGGGTCTAGGGGGCGTGGAACCAGATCTTCAGGACTGAGGACTTGGCTGCTTCCCATGGGgccttgagggcaggaacaggGCCAGGTggagtgggtgctcagtaaacaccGACTGACGGGGAGGACATGGTTGCCTCATATGCCACCTCTTCCCTTTAGAATGGctccttttccagaaagtcttcCTTCCCCAGGTCTTACATCCAATGtctccttttccagaaagtcttcCATGACACCTTAACTTGGGCAGGTGCTTCCCCTGGGCTCCCCAAACCCGGCCCTGACCCCTCTGCCCACGCCCTCAATCCTGGCCCCGATCCGTGGTGCCCCCCAACCAGGCATAGACCACTCTGGGTGACAGGTGAGCACCACGAGAGCTGTGTCCTCAGTACTGCCCTGcacaggggctgaggggtggaTCTAGGGTAGGTGCTTACCACCTGGATGTCAGAGTGGGTGTGGTTGTCACGCAGGGCAGCCAGGGACAGCAGAAAGGCCCTCATGGATGGCTCGGAGTGTCCCCAGCAGCTGATGAGCAGGCGCACCTTGACGCCCCGCTCGTAGGCAGCCCGCCGCAGCCCATCGTCAATGGCAGGCCAGAACCTTAGGGAAGGGAGTGCGGGCCAAGGAGGAGGCCTCACCTCAGCTTTagggagccaggcctgggaatCCCCAGGCTCCAAGACCACCCCATCTCTGGCTCCCAGTCCTGCTGCTGCAAGCCCAATCTTCCCATCATCTTGTCTGCTGACTCCAGACTACCTGCTCTGAGCCCCCAGAGCCCAGTCATCCCCACTTCCCGTCCCAGATCACAGAGCCCAACCCTGCCGCCCCAAACCTGAATACTTAGTCCCATCTCCCAAGCCCCTCATCACATTTCCAGCTTAAACTCCTGCCCCTACCTCCAGAAATCCCACATCCTGCATCCTCTGCCTTAAGACTccagtcccccaccccacccccaatattCTCATCCTTTTCTCTGTCCCCTTTGCCCTATCTCAAGCATCCAGACCCACTCTCCCTGTCACCTGTCTCCTCTGCCTCTTGCCATGGTTCCCCCTCTGTCTGTCCTCTGGCCTTGGCCCCCTGCCTGCTTTCTGGGCCCCATcaccccttctcccagctcctcttTCACTTGCAGTGGCTCCCTTCCCCAAGCCCTGTTCACGCGCCCAGCAGTACCTGCGCGGGTGGGAGAACTCCATGGTGGGCAGGTAGTTCATGACCGCGATGTAGATG
This region of Camelus ferus isolate YT-003-E chromosome 9, BCGSAC_Cfer_1.0, whole genome shotgun sequence genomic DNA includes:
- the HIPK4 gene encoding LOW QUALITY PROTEIN: homeodomain-interacting protein kinase 4 (The sequence of the model RefSeq protein was modified relative to this genomic sequence to represent the inferred CDS: deleted 1 base in 1 codon); protein product: MATIQSETDCYDIIEVLGKGTFGEVAKGWRRSTGEMVAIKILKNDAYRSRIIKNELKLLRCMRGLDPEEAHIIRFLDFFHDALKFYLVFELLEQNLFEFQKENNFAPLPARHIRTVTLQVLRALARLKELAIIHADLKPENIMLVDQTRCPFRVKVIDFGSASIFSEVRYVKEPYIQSRFYRAPEILLGLPFCEKVDVWSLGCIMAELHLGWPLYPGNNEYDQVRYICETQGLPKPHLLHAARKAHHFFKRNPHLDATNPWQLKSSADYLAETKVRPLERRKYMLKSLDQIETVNGGGAASRLTFPDREVLAEHADLKSMVELIKRMLTWESHERISPSAALRHPFVSMQQLRSAHETTRYYQLSLRGCRLSLQVEGKPPTSVVAAAEDGPPYYRLAEEEEAVGLGSAGGSGPFFHQKAPGMQRAINQLDDLSLQEAGCGLWGETRADVVPDMLVPLKAAAAGCRVSDPGPEPILAFYGSRLAGRHKARKPPAGSKSDSNFSNLIRLSQASPEDDTPGRGSGWAEGEHLGASAEPPAIPQREGDGPDIKDMTLEIERPGPELFDPSSCSGEWLNEPEWTLEGIRGPRAQGLPPRHTHPHCPPRATSFLQHVGGHH